The Metallosphaera hakonensis JCM 8857 = DSM 7519 genome includes the window AGAGCCATATCGAAGGTAATGGGAAAAAGCAATTTTCCTAACTCTCATGGATTAAATCCAGTGGACGTTAGAGATGTTCTATATGAACTAAAGATTTATCCATCAGGAGATTTGATTGAGTCTCTATCGGGAGATTACAGCTACAGTCAGGACTATTTCCTTTACGAGGACGCCAAGGAGTTCCTTGAATATTTGAAATCCAAAGAAGTTAACATTGTGCTAGTCACTAACGCTACTAGGAGGATGCGCGAGATCATTGATGAATTGGGTATTAAGAGTTACGTTAAGGCAGTAGTCGCGTCGTGCGAGGTAGGAGTTGTGAAGCCTAATCCGAGGATCTTTTCAATTGCATTAATGTATTCAAGCGCACCTGCTATCCATATAGGTGACATATACGAACTAGACTATGTAGGTGCAAAGAGGGCTGGTTTACGAGCTCTTCTCCTGGATAGGTTCGGTTTTTATAACGACCTTCAGGTGGAGAAGGTAACATCTCTCAAGGAGGCCATGGGGTACCTAGAACAGAGGAAGCTCATTTATTAGCTTCTGTTCTCATTTTTAAAGGATATGGATATTGATCTAACGGGTTTGTGTTGCTCTACTCCTCAAATGATTGTCTATTCGACCTTGAAAAAGGTATCTAGGGGAACAGAGATCAAGATAATCACTGACGATAGGACAGTAGTGGAACGTGACCTTTATTCCATTGTTAATGGAGAGAGGAGTCGAATTTCAAGTAGAGAAAGGAGAAGACGTCTTCATAATAAAAGTCAAAAAGAACTAGAGCGACTCAACCATTCTAATTGCTCTGTATATTCCCACTCTCTTGGCCAACTCGGCCATGGATCCCTTTACAAATTTCCCCATCATATCACCAAAATATTCCGGACCAATCCTTAACACCACGGCTACCTGCTTATATGAGAAACGCGTGTCTCCCCCAAGTGCATTCTCTGCTGCGGTCTTTCCAGATTGTACTGCGACTTGAGCGGACATTGGAACAAACGTTTTGGTAGTCATGCAGTCACCAGAACCGTAAACGTCTTCGAAGTCAACCGACCTCAAATAGTCGTCCACTAGCATTCTTCCATTCTTATTAGTTAGACCTAGGTCCTCCACTAGCCTAGGTCCTCGAAA containing:
- a CDS encoding HAD family hydrolase, whose product is MEIRTILLDVGETLVGFRPLSFERMIVKLRRFGYSVSSKTLFRAISKVMGKSNFPNSHGLNPVDVRDVLYELKIYPSGDLIESLSGDYSYSQDYFLYEDAKEFLEYLKSKEVNIVLVTNATRRMREIIDELGIKSYVKAVVASCEVGVVKPNPRIFSIALMYSSAPAIHIGDIYELDYVGAKRAGLRALLLDRFGFYNDLQVEKVTSLKEAMGYLEQRKLIY